Below is a window of Cryptomeria japonica unplaced genomic scaffold, Sugi_1.0 HiC_scaffold_2189, whole genome shotgun sequence DNA.
TCAAACTAGCCTAACAATGTGCAAGAAGAATGTGGTTTATGTTTTGGCAATCTGACTCTGCAAGATTCAGTTGGAGGTCATCGTCATGTCTTACTTAGAACAACACCATCTCAATATGAGCCGAATATTACTCCATTGTAGTCAAATTATGCATCCATTAGCAATGGAATGAGTATGGTATTCTCGACAAGAATTATCAATTGTAATTTTCTTTAATGGCATCTGACCATTTATTGTATTACCTGATTATTTCCAAGAGTTATTTTTCCTTGGGCAAGACTGAAAgttttcttttctcaattctttCCTACCAGTTCCCACATTGAATCAGGTTGTATACTTTCAtgtattttcattttattaatacaATTATTCGCACACGACCTATTATCCATCGAAAAAAAAAACACTAGTGCATAATCTTCTTTAGTACCACATGAATCAAGTAGGGTGGTGTTTATAGACACCAGTTCTATGAACTTAGTAAGAAAGGGTTATGTTCTTATTAGATAGTGCATTAAGTAGAGTAAATTAATGGTGATGAATGAGGATTAAAGACATTAAGCAAGTATGTAGGACACCTAGAATGATGTTGCAAGCTAATGATGCCCTTACTAGGATGTTACATGATCTTTCTATCATGTTTACATgtaaatattattttgattatctCATGATAATTTAAATGAAGTGAAATTAGTCCTTACAAACACTAACCTAGGTTGTAATGTGGAATAAATTAGACTTTAATTGAATAATAATGGTTAAAAAGGGATGAAATTATCAAATGCAATTTTAAATTGTTAGGTTcaaatatgtatgcatgcatgtgacCTACATGAATTATGAATTTGTGGGTCTAATATAGGATGATGAATGGTGGAGATTTGATATGATTACTTTtggttttaattgttttcttttttttcagTGAAAATTTTGGATCACACTTAGTTAAAATCAAACTGTTGATTCATAAATATGCATTGTTAAAATCAAAAGTAATAATATCAATTCTTCATGGACTATGAAAAAATCATGCTAACTAATGGTGGAGATTATTGATTATGTTCATACCTTTGAGATGCATGGAGATAGAATGAGATTATGATAAAATCATTGAAATTCGATGTAAAATCATGTCAGGACATATACTAATCAATACCTAAAAGATAACCTAATCAAATTAGGCCTAAAACATAAAAGAAGAGGACATGAATATACAATCTTTTCTATTTCAATATGGATAAAtataaacattagcaaaattaaagaaaaaaagcaATTTGAAATTTTATTGCCAATCCTTGGATGAGTTTCGACAAAAACGATGTTTCTACTCTATGTATGATTTTCTTTTTAATATATGTGATTCACAaacaatttatttatatatatatattagaatttaattactatataatcatatttaattttttaatcataaaataaaactattttttttatcaaaactctattacctatataatttttataatgataaacagttaaaatttatgcaaaattattcagatatataattaaatttcataTAATTTAACTTGTtataaaatataacatagtgttcaAAGATCACATGATTAAACcacaattaaaaaaattgtttgatactcaacatatatttaaaaaaaaaattctttgcttGAAAACATCTAAACTCTGAAAATTGAGATTGTGCCCCTGATTTCCTTATTATTCTTGTATTTTTTAAGTATGTTCTATTTTTGTGTGAGTCGTCTGATCTGATTTGTGTTTTCCAGCGATCTCAACTTTATGTGAAAGATTTTTTTGGTTGATAGGAATATTTGTGGAAAGAAAATGGATGAGATTTAAGTCTATTAAAAATTGTCAGTCAATGTTGGAAATAAGGAAAGAAAAATATATAGTTAATTTTCCATATTGACACAGCATTTTCTTGTTTGACCCACGAATTTGTTATGCCTTACCTTCACATGGCTTTTCCACCCATtgaaaaatacacaaaaatgacaaaaatgttACTGTGTCGATGTGACACGCTTTCTTTGCAGACGTGGCACTCTTCGGACAACAATATTTAACCATAGTTAGCGATATATTGATCATCTCTTTTCATTCAAAGTAAATTTAGTTTGTGCCCCTAATTTCTTTATTATTGTTGTATTTTTTAACTATGTTCtatttaaagctatgagatttccacaatccattttgcatttctagtgtattttttttttctggattcgattgtgtgtatatttttccatcaacgttttgaatcacactccgtgattcatcatcaggatgaaaagaattcccaagacatgaaagatgttgagttgcagatttgagacaaaatataaagaggagaggggtgggggaGGGTACAAGGaacaaggagagaggaaagagaaaaggaaaagaccacctgaaggatgggagacctaaaaaactccaaggaataaaccacccacagaaaagaaaaaaggaaagccaaGCAACACAATCAAAACcactacaaaacaaaaaagaagaaaataattagggacaaaaattaaaaactaaatgaataaataaacaattaaaaatatataaataaatacataaagGAATATACGCATAGGCATAAACCAAAAGACAAAAAACACAGAAACAAAAAAGAATAGAGATATTTACAATTCCAAAAGATATGAGCATATAAAACTTATGTTCTATTTTTTAAGTATATTCTATTTTTGTGTAAGTCGTATGATCTGGTCTATGTTTTCCAGCGATCTCAATTTTATGTGAAAGCTTTTCCTGGTCGATACGAATATTTGTGGAAAGGAAATGCACGAAATTTAAGTCTAATAAAAATTGTCGTCAATGttgaaaataattgaaatgaaaaatatataaTCACAATTTACCTAGTTAATTTTCTATATTGACACGCCATATTCTTGTTTTACACGATACCCATCACATTCAAATTGGAAATATTGCTCAAGGAAATTTGTTGGGCCTTACCTTCACATGACTTTTCCACCCattgaaaatgacaaaaatattacgCGGCACTCTTCATACAACAACACTTTATAACCACAGTTAGCGATATATTCATCATTCTTTTCCCATGATTTCTGATcatctcttttctttcaaagtaaaGATAATAAGAATTTTAGTTTCCAAAACAATGGAAGCTATGTTTTCATGTGGCAGAGTTGCATTTGCAATCATAACAATATTATGTTGCTTCACTTCCCCTGCAATTGCATGCCCCCTCCCTGAAAGAAATCTTCTCCTCGATTTCAAGGCAGCCGTTGTAGATGAGGATAACACGCTAACTTCCTGGCATGGATTCAATTGCTGCACGTGGATAGGAGTCAGTTGTAATCTCCGCACAGGCCATGTTTCTCGACTGGATCTGAGTggatacaatttgaaaggtaacaTCAGTTCATCGCTGTTCCAACTTGCACGGTTGGAGCACCTCGATCTCAGTCACAACCTCTTCAAGGGTAAATTCAGTCCTCCCCATAATCGAAAGTTGAATAGTCTCACTTTTCTTGACTTGTCATTTGCTGGTTATGTAAATTATTCCTCTCTGAGTTATGTACGGGAATTTTATGTGAGTTTGGAAAGCTTATCAAATCTGGTGAGCTTGGAATACCTCTCTCTTGCTGAAGTGAACATCTCTGCAAGCAAAGAGTGGGGTGAAGCTGTTGGCAGTTTATCCAACCTTCAACAACTCAGCATGTCTGACTGTGGGCTTGGAGGACAAATTCCCAATTCCCTTCTCAACCTCACCTCTCTGCTTCATCTCGATCTATCATACAACTATTTGTCAGCACATATACCAGCTTGGTTTGAAAATGTGACTGGGCGCTTGCTCTCTCTTGATCTCTCTTGGAATGAGAATCTTGGAGGAGACATTTCTTTCATTGGACAACGAAAGTCTTCTTTGTCACTAACCAGGATTGTTCTTTCAGGGACAGCCATCAAGGGCCGAATTCCATCTGCTATATGGAATATCTCATGCTTGGAGCGTCTTCGTCTTTCAGGTACCAgaattgaaggtgagattccagCTTCTATAGGGAATTTGTTGTCcttgcaaagtcttgatctatcAGCTACCAgaattgaaggtgagattccagCTTCTATAGGGAATTTGTTGTCcttgcaaagtcttgatctatcAGCTACCAgaattgaaggtgagattccagCTTCTATAGGGAATTTGTTGTCcttgcaaagtcttgatctatcAGCTACCAgaattgaaggtgagattccagCTTCTATAGGGAATTTGTTGTCcttgcaaagtcttgatctatcAGCTACCAgaattgaaggtgagattccagCTTCTATAGGGAATTTGTTGTCCTTGGAAAGTCTTTATCTGTCTGATAT
It encodes the following:
- the LOC131873562 gene encoding probable LRR receptor-like serine/threonine-protein kinase IRK; its protein translation is MEAMFSCGRVAFAIITILCCFTSPAIACPLPERNLLLDFKAAVVDEDNTLTSWHGFNCCTWIGVSCNLRTGHVSRLDLSGYNLKGNISSSLFQLARLEHLDLSHNLFKGKFSPPHNRKLNSLTFLDLSFAGYVNYSSLSYVREFYVSLESLSNLVSLEYLSLAEVNISASKEWGEAVGSLSNLQQLSMSDCGLGGQIPNSLLNLTSLLHLDLSYNYLSAHIPAWFENVTGRLLSLDLSWNENLGGDISFIGQRKSSLSLTRIVLSGTAIKGRIPSAIWNISCLERLRLSGTRIEGEIPASIGNLLSLQSLDLSATRIEGEIPASIGNLLSLQSLDLSATRIEGEIPASIGNLLSLQSLDLSATRIEGEIPASIGNLLSLQSLDLSATRIEGEIPASIGNLLSLESLYLSDISIEGEFPVSILNLSKLVELDLSYNMLTGVIPPSLDSLSSLVSLDLNANELNGTIPSTISNLVNLRRLWLHSNSLSGLISLSVFDNLTSLGSLYLSYNQLTVNIDSTWIPQFKLSALALGSCNLDRIPSFLVTQYDLE